The following are encoded together in the Labeo rohita strain BAU-BD-2019 chromosome 17, IGBB_LRoh.1.0, whole genome shotgun sequence genome:
- the tmx4 gene encoding thioredoxin-related transmembrane protein 4: MCSCSSNMAGLSRADMQKYGRSSCWFSAVFLMLAAHVIAQTDDNNVLTVADANWTLILQGEWMIKFYAPWCPACQHLQTDWENLGRQSESLGISVGRVDVTQQPGLSGRFLVTTLPTIFHAKDGHFRKYVSSRTIEDIQAYVEQKKWATVEPVPGWKSPSSLLMSGMANLFRLSVWIRQIHTYLTNTLGIPSWGSYVIFAIITLFMGLMLGLMLVLIADCIWPSRPKHREDKSVVIVKEEVSEEEVEDIMMEEKRTSDLDNESERVSGDESTEEEGQTSDGAAGGSDQPPSEEAAESSVRKRKPQGSNTTEGT; encoded by the exons ATGTGCTCTTGCAGCAGCAATATGGCGGGACTGTCTCGCGCTGACATGCAGAAATATGGCAGAAGTTCCTGCTGGTTTTCTGCTGTATTTCTGATGCTCGCggctcatgtaatcgctcagaCGGACGATAATAATGTGCTGACAGTGGCCGACGCCAACTGGACGCTCATCCTGCAGGGCGAGTGGATGATCAAATT ttATGCTCCTTGGTGTCCGGCCTGCCAACATTTACAAACAGACTGGGAGAATCTTGGAAGACAAAGTGAAAGTCTGGGCATATCAGTGGGCAGGGTTGACGTTACACAACAACCAG GTCTGAGTGGGAGGTTTCTGGTTACAACACTGCCGACTATATTTCA CGCTAAAGATGGACATTTTCGCAAATATGTTTCATCACGGACGATTGAGGATATCCAGGCGTATGTTGAGCAGAAAAAGTGGGCGACGGTTGAGCCGGTGCCAGGATGGAAGTCGCCATCGTCTCTTCT AATGTCAGGAATGGCTAATCTGTTTCGTCTTTCCGTGTGGATCAGA CAAATCCACACGTACCTGACGAATACTCTCGGTATCCCTTCTTGGGGCTCTTATGTGATTTTTGCCATCATTACGCTCTTTATGGGACTGATGCTCGGCCTG ATGCTGGTTTTGATCGCTGACTGCATTTGGCCGTCCAGACCAAAGCACAGAGAAGACAAATCAG ttgTGATAGTGAAGGAGGAAGTCTCAGAGGAGGAGGTGGAAGACATTATGATGGAGGAGAAACGCACGTCTGACCTGGACAACGAGAGCGAGCGAGTGTCTGGTGACGAGTCGACCGAAGAGGAAGGACAGACGAGCGACGGAGCCGCCGGTGGCAGCGATCAGCCTCCGTCAGAGGAGGCAGCAGAGAGTTCAGTGAGAAAACGCAAACCGCAGGGGTCGAACACGACTGAGGGAACATAA